From the genome of Eucalyptus grandis isolate ANBG69807.140 chromosome 2, ASM1654582v1, whole genome shotgun sequence, one region includes:
- the LOC104435473 gene encoding LEAF RUST 10 DISEASE-RESISTANCE LOCUS RECEPTOR-LIKE PROTEIN KINASE-like 2.1 codes for MGLHCASAQEVICIALHIFFIAILEDHVESSSYEACEPRNCGIDDFNLSYPFYIPEEESNLCGYPGFEITCREKRATYGSYAVKSISYNESSIELVSPRDTSCFAPRPSPLLPGNVFLEDSFSRHPILSFFYNCTDPSFPFNTSSVNCTSNATYNASVALIPNSTFHRQGGSCRSFAEVPVQLEENISNQTIKDVDYKELLHKGFQLKWDLSTSCTGCEKSGGRCGRSQDTNFRCYCPHGTIHPSICNSGGMSLRKKGALGASISAFGVATIVLAYLCQRKISKQKSMIIGSRKMNFQVNFVNRGILVTTRYSYTDIKTITNSFKEKLGEGGYGCVYKGKLPDGHLVAVKILSKLKGDGEDFINEVNSMSRTSHVNIVKLLGFCFHKTKRALVYEYMHNGSLEKLIYEENYFKLGCSHLGWDTLHQISLGIAQGLEYLHKGCNSRILHFDIKPHNILLDENYCPKISDFGLAKICHQEKSTISLLGARGTAGFIAPEVFCRNIGGISQKSDVYSFGMTMLEMVGGRKNIKTGAERTSEIYFPHWIHKRLELQEELGLQNVTSEGDKEKAEKMVIVGVWCIQTNPSIRPTMSEVVDMLRGGVDCLRVPPKPYLSSPSRSSPTTSMSMAV; via the exons ATGGGTCTACACTGTGCTTCCGCACAAGAGGTaatttgcattgcattgcacatcTTCTTCATTGCCATCTTAGAAGATCACGTCGAGTCATCATCATATGAAGCTTGCGAACCCCGCAACTGTGGCATTGATGATTTCAACCTAAGCTATCCCTTTTATATTcctgaagaagaaagcaatTTATGCGGTTACCCTGGATTTGAGATCACTTGTCGAGAAAAAAGGGCTACGTATGGGAGCTACGCAGTTAAAAGTATCTCCTACAACGAGAGTTCCATCGAATTAGTAAGCCCAAGGGATACTTCCTGCTTTGCTCCTCGCCCCTCCCCCTTGCTTCCCGGTAACGTTTTCCTAGAGGACAGTTTTTCCCGTCATCCTATACTTTCATTCTTCTATAACTGCACCGACCCTTCTTTTCCCTTCAATACATCCTCTGTAAATTGTACTTCTAACGCAACATACAACGCCTCTGTTGCGTTGATTCCAAACTCGACCTTCCATCGACAAGGTGGATCCTGCCGGTCATTTGCAGAGGTACCAGTACAACTGGAGGAAAATATCTCGAATCAAACTATCAAAGATGTCGACTATAAGGAGTTGTTGCACAAAGGGTTCCAGTTAAAGTGGGACTTATCAACCAGTTGTACTGGTTGTGAAAAAAGTGGAGGCCGATGCGGACGATCACAAGACACAAACTTTCGGTGCTATTGCCCACATGGAACAATTCATCCCTCGATCTGCAACAGTGGCGGTATGAGCTTGCGGAAAAAAGGTGCTCTTG GTGCATCAATTAGTGCATTTGGTGTCGCTACTATAGTCCTAGCCTATCTTTGTCAACGCAAAATTTCCAAGCAGAAATCCATGATCATAGGGAGCAGAAAGATGAATTTTCAGGTCAATTTCGTAAATCGTGGAATTCTCGTAACAACAAGGTATTCTTACACCGACATTAAGACAATCACCAActcattcaaagaaaaactagGCGAGGGAGGTTATGGGTGTGTGTACAAAGGGAAGCTCCCAGATGGACATCTTGTGGCTGTGAAAATCCTAAGCAAGCTAAAAGGAGATGGTGAAGACTTCATCAATGAGGTAAATAGCATGAGCAGAACTTCTCATGTCAACATTGTTAAACTACTAGGTTTCTGCTTTCACAAAACCAAAAGGGCCCTTGTCTATGAATACATGCACAATGGATCTCTGGAAAAACTCATATACGAAGAGAACTACTTCAAGCTAGGTTGCAGCCACCTCGGATGGGACACCTTGCACCAAATCTCTCTAGGCATAGCTCAAGGGCTTGAATACTTGCACAAAGGCTGCAACTCAAGAATATTACACTTCGACATAAAGCCGCAcaacattcttcttgatgaaaacTATTGCCCCAAGATTTCTGACTTTGGCCTTGCGAAGATATGCCATCAAGAGAAGAGCACAATCTCACTACTTGGCGCACGAGGGACTGCGGGGTTTATTGCGCCAGAAGTATTTTGCAGGAACATTGGAGGAATATCCCAAAAATCtgatgtgtatagctttgggATGACAATGCTCGAAATGGTTGGtggaaggaaaaatataaagacAGGAGCAGAGAGAACAAGTGAAATATACTTCCCGCATTGGATTCACAAGCGTCTTGAACTTCAAGAAGAGTTAGGACTGCAGAATGTCACAAGTGAAGGAGACAAAGAGAAAGCTGAGAAGATGGTAATAGTGGGCGTGTGGTGCATACAGACTAATCCTTCAATTAGGCCAACAATGAGTGAGGTGGTGGATATGCTAAGAGGCGGTGTTGACTGTTTGCGAGTTCCTCCCAAGCCCTATTTGTCTTCTCCATCAAGATCATCACCAACCACTTCAATGTCCATGGCCGTGTGA